From one Lycium ferocissimum isolate CSIRO_LF1 chromosome 7, AGI_CSIRO_Lferr_CH_V1, whole genome shotgun sequence genomic stretch:
- the LOC132063803 gene encoding hydroquinone glucosyltransferase-like, translating to MAETPVVTPHIAILPSPGMGHLIPLVEFSKRLIQNHHFSVTLILPTDGPVSNAQKIYLNSLPCSMDYHLLPPVNFDDLPLDTKMETRISLTVTRSLPSLREVFKTLVETKKTVALVVDLFGTDAFDVANDFKVSPYIFYPSTAMALSLFLYLPKLDETVSCEYRDLPDPVQIPGCIPIHGKDLLDPVQDRKNEAYKWVLHHSKRYRMAEGIVANSFKELEGGAIKALQEEEPGKPPVYPVGPLIQMDSGSGSKVDGSECLTWLDQQPRGSVLYISFGSGGTLSHEQMIELASGLEMSEQRFLWVIRTPNDKMANATYFNVQDSTNPLDFLPKGFLEKTKGLGLVVPNWAPQAQILGHGSTSGFLTHCGWNSTLESVVHGVPFIAWPLYAEQKMNAVMLSEDIKVALRPKANENGIVGRLEIAKVVKGLMEGEEGKGVRSRMRDLKDAAARVLSEDGSSTKALAELATKLKKKVSNN from the coding sequence ATGGCAGAAACACCTGTTGTGACTCCTCATATTGCAATATTACCATCTCCTGGTATGGGTCACTTAATCCCTCTTGTTGAATTCTCTAAAAGACTCATTCAAAATCACCATTTTTCTGTTACTCTTATTCTTCCTACAGATGGTCCTGTCTCTAATGCTCAGAAAATTTACCTTAATTCACTCCCTTGTTCCATGGATTATCACCTTCTTCCACCTGTAAACTTCGATGATTTACCACTAGATACTAAAATGGAAACTCGTATTTCCCTTACTGTTACACGTTCTCTTCCTTCACTACGTGAAGTCTTTAAAACACTTGTTGAAACCAAGAAAACAGTTgctcttgttgttgatctttttgGTACTGATGCATTTGATGTTGCAAATGATTTTAAGGTTTCTCCTTATATTTTTTACCCTTCTACTGCTATGGCTTTGTCTCTGTTTCTTTACTTGCCTAAGCTTGATGAAACTGTGTCATGTGAGTATAGAGACTTGCCTGACCCGGTTCAGATTCCGGGTTGTATTCCTATCCATGGAAAGGATCTTCTTGACCCGGTTCAGGACAGGAAAAATGAAGCTTACAAATGGGTTCTTCATCATTCAAAGAGGTATAGAATGGCTGAAGGAATAGTAGCTAACAGCTTTAAAGAATTGGAAGGTGGAGCTATTAAAGCTCTTCAAGAAGAAGAACCCGGTAAACCGCCCGTTTACCCGGTTGGACCACTTATCCAGATGGATTCGGGTTCGGGTAGTAAGGTTGACGGGTCAGAGTGTCTGACGTGGCTTGATCAACAGCCACGTGGCTCTGTGTTGTATATTTCGTTTGGGAGTGGTGGGACCCTCTCTCATGAGCAGATGATTGAACTTGCATCAGGTTTGGAAATGAGTGAACAAAGGTTCTTGTGGGTAATTAGAACCCCCAATGACAAAATGGCTAATGCCACTTATTTTAATGTCCAAGACTCAACTAACCCTCTTGATTTCCTACCAAAAGGGTTCTTGGAAAAGACAAAAGGGTTAGGTTTAGTGGTGCCCAATTGGGCCCCACAGGCTCAAATCCTTGGTCATGGTTCAACTAGCGGGTTCTTAACTCACTGTGGATGGAACTCGACTTTGGAGAGCGTGGTCCACGGGGTACCATTCATAGCTTGGCCACTCTATGCAGAACAAAAAATGAATGCGGTTATGTTAAGTGAGGATATAAAAGTGGCACTAAGGCCAAAGGCCAATGAAAATGGAATAGTGGGACGATTAGAAATTGCTAAAGTTGTGAAAGGACTAATGGAAGGTGAAGAAGGAAAAGGAGTACGCAGTAGAATGAGAGATCTTAAAGATGCAGCAGCCAGAGTGCTGAGTGAAGATGGTTCTTCTACAAAAGCACTAGCTGAATTGGCTactaaattgaagaaaaaagtgTCAAATAATTGA